The Montipora capricornis isolate CH-2021 chromosome 3, ASM3666992v2, whole genome shotgun sequence genome window below encodes:
- the LOC138041853 gene encoding uncharacterized protein isoform X1: MKALFHEVMGKRKLEASEPNTSKKARTEEASVPRADNSSSEYDPTDIVELSTLHQGHEEPFFSVGFRRFRGLWTQNLREACRSSQRSLYEKGIESKMKDLEAKYHTPENCPNLCVPKVNPELWHDLPRSSKTKDLALQEVQRGIVKATQPILTLLEDALVSLKVQEKIEPGTIVSKLADSVTFMCHASYKISITRRETLKDVINSNYRSVCGQNTPLGKCLFGDELPKHIKDIAEVNKMSKKISSSQQGSSSSGKRYKDTYNRGSFQGRARKPYFLNYGGQYRSRYRRERPLGSKSSSKTTK; this comes from the coding sequence ATGAAAGCTCTGTTCCACGAAGTCATGGGAAAGCGAAAACTCGAAGCTTCAGAGCCAAACACATCCAAGAAAGCGAGGACAGAAGAAGCTTCTGTACCACGTGCTGACAACAGCTCATCGGAGTACGATCCGACAGACATAGTGGAGCTTAGTACTCTGCACCAAGGGCATGAAGAACCGTTTTTTTCCGTCGGTTTTCGACGATTCAGAGGTCTGTGGACCCAAAATCTCAGAGAAGCTTGCCGCTCGAGTCAACGAAGCCTGTACGAAAAAGGTATCGAGTCGAAGATGAAAGATTTGGAGGCCAAATATCACACGCCTGAAAACTGCCCAAATCTCTGCGTTCCTAAAGTGAACCCAGAATTATGGCATGATTTGCCAAGGTCGTCCAAGACTAAGGACCTTGCCTTACAAGAAGTGCAGAGAGGAATAGTAAAAGCCACGCAACCCATCCTTACTTTACTAGAGGATGCTTTAGTATCTCTAAAAGTTCAGGAGAAAATTGAACCTGGCACTATTGTGTCTAAACTTGCAGATAGCGTGACCTTTATGTGTCACGCTAGCTATAAAATTTCTATTACCAGAAGGGAAACCCTAAAAGATGTCATCAATTCAAACTACCGTTCTGTCTGTGGCCAAAATACTCCTCTTGGCAAATGTTTGTTTGGGGATGAACTCCCCAAACACATCAAAGATATTGCAGAAGTCAACAAGATGTCCAAGAAGATAAGTTCAAGCCAACAAGGTAGTTCATCTTCTGGCAAACGATACAAAGACACCTATAACAGAGGATCATTCCAAGGCAGAGCAAGGAAGCCGTATTTTTTAAATTACGGAGGTCAATACCGCTCTCGTTACAGAAGGGAAAGACCTCTCGGTTCCAAGTCCTCgagcaaaacaacaaagtaa